In Candidatus Rokuibacteriota bacterium, a single genomic region encodes these proteins:
- a CDS encoding metal ABC transporter ATP-binding protein, which translates to MRPFVELEGVDFTYGEVRVLEGIHLAVEAGDFLGIIGPNGSGKTTLLRIVLGLLVPSAGRVRLFGHAPESFRQWGRVGYVPQRATLDAGLPATVQEVVASGLVAALGLLGRAGAAERRRVGEVLGQVGMDTLAAARIGTLSPGQQQRVLIARALVSRPELLILDEPTGGVDPEAQTSFYALLHHLHREREVTLILVSHDIGVVAKEVTKLACLNRRLIFHGRPADFLSDAALAAPYGPAVRVVSHHH; encoded by the coding sequence GTGAGGCCCTTCGTCGAGCTGGAGGGCGTGGACTTCACCTACGGAGAGGTGCGCGTGCTCGAGGGCATCCACCTCGCCGTGGAGGCGGGAGATTTCCTCGGCATCATCGGGCCCAACGGCTCCGGCAAGACGACGCTCCTCCGCATCGTGCTCGGGCTGCTGGTGCCCTCGGCCGGCCGGGTGCGCCTCTTCGGCCATGCCCCCGAGAGCTTCCGCCAGTGGGGGCGCGTGGGCTATGTCCCGCAAAGGGCCACGCTCGACGCCGGGCTGCCGGCCACGGTGCAGGAGGTCGTGGCGAGCGGGCTCGTGGCGGCGCTGGGGCTCCTCGGACGGGCGGGCGCCGCCGAGCGCCGTCGGGTCGGCGAGGTGCTCGGCCAGGTGGGCATGGACACGCTGGCCGCGGCGCGCATCGGAACGCTTTCTCCCGGGCAGCAGCAGCGGGTGCTCATCGCCCGGGCCCTAGTCTCCAGGCCCGAGCTCCTGATCCTCGACGAGCCCACGGGCGGCGTGGACCCGGAGGCCCAGACCAGCTTCTACGCGCTCCTCCACCACCTCCACCGTGAGCGCGAGGTCACCCTGATCCTCGTGAGCCACGACATCGGCGTGGTGGCGAAGGAGGTCACCAAGCTCGCCTGTCTCAACCGGCGCCTGATCTTCCACGGCCGGCCCGCGGACTTCCTCAGCGACGCGGCGCTGGCCGCGCCCTACGGGCCCGCGGTGCGTGTCGTCTCCCACCACCACTGA